The following coding sequences are from one Oncorhynchus clarkii lewisi isolate Uvic-CL-2024 unplaced genomic scaffold, UVic_Ocla_1.0 unplaced_contig_12325_pilon_pilon, whole genome shotgun sequence window:
- the LOC139400103 gene encoding proline-rich protein 5-like, whose protein sequence is MWVFQGVHESRGVTEEYLRLEALVQKVVSPYLGTHGLYSNDGSSMQYSSCVLEKRLQRCWPKSGDAPVKNLVMRSKSYNVPMLTPVVEYDTETGSVSSMGIRRHSVCEMTSCLEEGAINDISTTSSLASAAQPGLSSLEQELSLTGVVCGGGGGSLDLCGSVGSESLGSHLQPSIFQGSHSPGPFLHGGEESTVSPSVLCQVHSGSETGSIPSCSSSPETVVDQILDSMDSDPDGIFIDFSHHSCSDSSSSGYSRESGRQSVV, encoded by the exons ATGTGGGTGTTCCAGGGTGTCCATGAGTCTAGAGGAGTGACTGAGGAGTACCTGCGTCTGGAAGCTTTGGTTCAGAAGGTGGTGTCTCCATACCTGGGAACCCACGGCCTCTACTCCAACGACGGATCCTCAATGCAATACTCCTCCTGCGTACTGG AAAAGCGTCTGCAGCGGTGCTGGCCCAAGTCAGGCGACGCCCCCGTAAAGAACCTGGTGATGCGCTCCAAGTCCTACAACGTGCCCATGTTGACGCCTGTGGTGGAGTATGATACCGAGACAGGCTCCGTGAGCAGCATGGGCATCCGCCGCCATTCCGTCTGCGAGATGACTTCCTGTCTGGAAGAAGGCGCCATCAACGACATCAGCACCACTTCCTCCCTGGCCTCCGCGGCCCAGCCGGGCCTCTCCTCCCTGGAGCAGGAGCTCAGCCTGACAGGGGTTGTTTGTGGTGGAGGGGGTGGAAGTCTGGatctctgtgggtctgtggggtctgAGTCTTTAGGGTCCCACCTCCAGCCCTCCATCTTTCAGGGCTCTCACTCCCCAGGACCCTTCCTCCACGGCGGGGAGGAGTCGACGGTGTCCCCCTCTGTTCTGTGTCAGGTCCACTCTGGCTCAGAGACGGGGTCGATCCCCAGCTGTTCCTCCAGCCCGGAGACAGTGGTAGATCAGATACTGGACTCTATGGACTCTGACCCTGATGGCATCTTCATAGACTTCTCCCACCACAGCTGCTCAGACTCTTCATCCTCTGGTTACAGCAGGGAGAGTGGTAGACAGAGTGTGGTATAA